The following nucleotide sequence is from Methanolinea sp..
GCCCGGGGAAAGGAAGTGAACCTGCCGACCGACCGTATCCGGGGATACCTGGTGATGTGATATGGAGATAGCAGTGATCGGCAGCAGCGAGTTTGTCCTCGGTTTCAGGCTCGCGGGGATCAGGAAAACCTACCCCGTCGAATCCGATGAGAAGCTCGCCGAATACATCACCAGGGTCCTTGATGACGGGAACGTCGGTATTCTCGTCCTCCAGAGCAAGGACATGAACAGAATCCCGCGGCGGCTCCAGGCCACGCTTGAGAATTCGGTTAAGCCGACGGTTATTGCGGTCGGTGCCGAGGAAGGAGGGTTGTCCATGAGGGAGAGAATTAAGCGATCAGTGGGTGTTGATCTGTGGAAGTAACAGCGAAGAAAGAGGAAGGCCAGGAAGGAGTCCTCAAGAGGATTGCCGGCCCTGTCGTCACTGCGGTCAATATTGACGCGCACATGTACGACGTGGTGAAGGTCGGCCACGAGGAGCTCATGGGCGAGGTGATCAAGATCCAGGGTGACGAGACGATCATCCAGGTCTATGAGGACACCTCAGGGATCAGACCCGGAGAACCCGTTATCAACACGGGGCTTTCTCTCGCCGTGGAGCTCGGGCCGGGGCTCCTGACCAGCATTTATGACGGGATCCAGAGGCCCCTGTCTGTCCTTGTCGACAAGATGGGTGATTTTATCCATCGGGGGGTCTCGGCGACCGGGCTTGATCACCAGAAGAAGTGGGAGTTCAAGCCGCTTGTAAAGGAAGGCGACAAGGTGTCGCCCGGTTCGATCATCGGGGAAGTCCAGGAGGCAAATATCGTCCACCGGATCCTGGTACCCCCCAATGTTCAGGGAGGCACGGTAAAGAGCATCAAAGCTGGTTCCTATACCGTTGAAGAGGTCATCTGCACCCTCGATGGAGGGGTACAGCTCACCATGATGCAGAAATGGCCGGTCCGGGTTCCGCGCCCGGTCCTGGAGAAGATGAACCCGACCATCCCGCTTATCACCGGGCAGCGGATCCTGGACGGGCTGTTTCCCATAGCCAAGGGGGGCACCGCAGCGATTCCCGGTCCGTTCGGGAGCGGGAAAACCGTGACCCAGCAGCAGCTCGCAAAGTGGAGTGATGCCGAGATCGTGGTGTACATCGGGTGCGGTGAACGCGGCAACGAGATGACCGAGGTGCTGACCGAGTTCCCGGAACTCGAAGACCCCAAGACCGGAAAGCCCCTCATGGAGCGGACGGTCCTGATTGCAAACACGAGCAACATGCCGGTGGCTGCCCGTGAAGCATCGGTGTATACCGGGATCACCATCGCAGAGTATTTCCGGGATATGGGCTACGATGTCTCCCTGATGGCAGACTCGACCTCCCGCTGGGCGGAAGCGATGCGGGAGATCTCCTCGCGGCTCGAGGAGATGCCCGGCGAGGAAGGGTATCCTGCGTACCTTGCCGCCCGGCTCTCGGAGTTCTATGAGCGGGCAGGCCTCGTGAAGACCTTCTCGGGGAAGAACGGGTCGGTCTCGGTCATCGGAGCTGTCTCGCCGCCCGGCGGGGATTTCTCGGAGCCGGTCACCCAGAACACGCTGCGTATCGTGAAGGTCTTCTGGGCACTGGATGCCAAGCTCTCCCAGCGCAGGCATTTCCCGGCGATCAACTGGCTCAACTCCTACTCCCTGTACCTGGATACCCTCCACGACTGGTACGACCGTGAAGTGTCCCCGGAGTGGAACGTGCTCCGTTCATGGGCAATGGAGGTGCTCCAGAAGGAGGCCGAACTCCAGGAGATCGTCCAGCTGGTCGGGTCTGATGCACTCCCTGAGGCAGAACAGCTGACCATTGAGATTGCCCGGATGATCCGCGAGATATTCCTCCAGCAGAACGCCTACGACGCGGTCGACACCTTCTGCGACATGGCAAAGCAGTATGACGTGATGAAGGCGATCAAAGGCTATGCCGACCTCGCGTATGCTGCCCAGACTGCAGGGGTATCCCCGGCGCAGATCATAGCCATCAAGTCCAAGAACGACCTGCCCCAGATCAAGTTCATCCGGGATTACAGGCCGGAGCTGGAACGCATCCAGAAGAGTATAGATGCAGAAATCAATACCCTGAGGTCGTCAGCATGAAGGAGTACAGGACGATATCAAAGATCGCCGGCCCGCTCGTCTTCGTCGAGAAGACCGAACCGGTCGGGTACGGCGAACTGGTCAATATCGCACTCTGGGACGGTTCCATCAAGCGGGGGCAGGTACTCGATACCAGCGATTCCCTCGTGGTGGTCCAGGTCTTCGAGACTACGGCAGGCATCGGCAAGGACTCCGGGGTGCGATTCCTAGGTGAGACCATCAAGATGCCGGTCGGAAAGGAGATGCTCGGGCGCATCCTCTCCGGCGGCGGCAAACCTATTGACGGGGGTCCGGAGATCGTCCCGGAGAAGCGGCTCGATATCACCGGTGCCGCAATCAATCCCTACGCACGGGCGTCGCCTGAGGAGTTCATCCAGACCGGGATATCCACCATCGATGGCACAAACACCCTTGTCAGGGGACAGAAACTCCCGATCTTCTCGGGTGCCGGACTTCCCCACAACAATATTGCTCTCCAGATTGCCCGGCAATCGAAGGTGCTCGGGTCCAGGGAATCCTTCGCCGTGGTATTTGCGGCGATGGGTATCACGAAGGAAGAAGCCAACCACTTCATGCAGGACTTTGAGCGGACCGGCGCACTGGAGCGGGCGGTGGTGTTCCTCAACCTTGCCGATGACCCGGCCGTCGAGCGTATCATCACCCCGCGCCTTGCCCTGACCACCGCTGAGTACCTTGCATTCGAGCTGGACATGCACGTGCTCGTCATCCTGACCGACATGACCAACTACTGCGAGGCGCTCCGCCAGATCGGGGCAGCCCGTGAAGAGGTGCCGGGCCGCAGGGGATATCCCGGATACATGTACACGGATCTTGCCGGTATCTACGAGCGGGCAGGTATCGTCAAGGGCAAGAAGGGATCGATCACCCAGTTCCCGATCCTGACCATGCCGGGCGATGACATTACCCACCCCATCCCTGACCTGACCGGGTACATCACCGAGGGGCAGATCGTTGTCTCGCGCGAGCTGCACCGGAAGGGCATCTATCCGCCTATCAACGTCCTCCCCTCCCTCTCCCGGCTCATGAACCTCGGGATCGGGGCGAAACATACCCGTGAGGATCACAAGAAGGTCTCTGACCAGCTCTATGCGGCGTACGCAGAAGGAAACGATCTCCGCGGTCTCGTTGCAATCGTGGGAAAAGACGCCCTGTCAGAGCGGGACCGGATGTTCCTTGAATTCGCTGACCTGTTCGAGAACCGGTTTGTCCGCCAGGGCCTCGATGAGGACCGGAGTATCTTCGATACACTCGGTATCGGCTGGGACCTGCTGTCCACGCTCCCGGTCGAGCAGCTCGTCCGTATCGACCGCGACCTGATCAACAAGTACCACCCTAAATTCAGGGAAGCCGAGAAGGCCCAGGGGTAACGGCACATGGCACTGCGCGATATCAAACCCACCCGGTCAGAACTGATAAACCTGAAGCGGCGTATCGCCCTTTCAGAGCGTGGGTATAAGATCCTCAAGATGAAGCGCGATGGC
It contains:
- a CDS encoding V-type ATP synthase subunit F; this encodes MEIAVIGSSEFVLGFRLAGIRKTYPVESDEKLAEYITRVLDDGNVGILVLQSKDMNRIPRRLQATLENSVKPTVIAVGAEEGGLSMRERIKRSVGVDLWK
- a CDS encoding ATP synthase subunit A, producing MEVTAKKEEGQEGVLKRIAGPVVTAVNIDAHMYDVVKVGHEELMGEVIKIQGDETIIQVYEDTSGIRPGEPVINTGLSLAVELGPGLLTSIYDGIQRPLSVLVDKMGDFIHRGVSATGLDHQKKWEFKPLVKEGDKVSPGSIIGEVQEANIVHRILVPPNVQGGTVKSIKAGSYTVEEVICTLDGGVQLTMMQKWPVRVPRPVLEKMNPTIPLITGQRILDGLFPIAKGGTAAIPGPFGSGKTVTQQQLAKWSDAEIVVYIGCGERGNEMTEVLTEFPELEDPKTGKPLMERTVLIANTSNMPVAAREASVYTGITIAEYFRDMGYDVSLMADSTSRWAEAMREISSRLEEMPGEEGYPAYLAARLSEFYERAGLVKTFSGKNGSVSVIGAVSPPGGDFSEPVTQNTLRIVKVFWALDAKLSQRRHFPAINWLNSYSLYLDTLHDWYDREVSPEWNVLRSWAMEVLQKEAELQEIVQLVGSDALPEAEQLTIEIARMIREIFLQQNAYDAVDTFCDMAKQYDVMKAIKGYADLAYAAQTAGVSPAQIIAIKSKNDLPQIKFIRDYRPELERIQKSIDAEINTLRSSA
- a CDS encoding V-type ATP synthase subunit B, whose amino-acid sequence is MKEYRTISKIAGPLVFVEKTEPVGYGELVNIALWDGSIKRGQVLDTSDSLVVVQVFETTAGIGKDSGVRFLGETIKMPVGKEMLGRILSGGGKPIDGGPEIVPEKRLDITGAAINPYARASPEEFIQTGISTIDGTNTLVRGQKLPIFSGAGLPHNNIALQIARQSKVLGSRESFAVVFAAMGITKEEANHFMQDFERTGALERAVVFLNLADDPAVERIITPRLALTTAEYLAFELDMHVLVILTDMTNYCEALRQIGAAREEVPGRRGYPGYMYTDLAGIYERAGIVKGKKGSITQFPILTMPGDDITHPIPDLTGYITEGQIVVSRELHRKGIYPPINVLPSLSRLMNLGIGAKHTREDHKKVSDQLYAAYAEGNDLRGLVAIVGKDALSERDRMFLEFADLFENRFVRQGLDEDRSIFDTLGIGWDLLSTLPVEQLVRIDRDLINKYHPKFREAEKAQG